In a single window of the Corticium candelabrum unplaced genomic scaffold, ooCorCand1.1 SCAFFOLD_38, whole genome shotgun sequence genome:
- the LOC134198001 gene encoding pulmonary surfactant-associated protein D-like, with protein MPGVPRASGPVGAAGPAGLADPPGRAGEPGPFGLRGSPGEIGMKGEKGIQGVGQKGNSGVRGKGGPKGEKGVQGDRGLQGSSGLIPMKDIEELKQLVGNLTESVLISQNSIHQQVVSLNNTLESVKLQVAVGWKVFKKSKTLQLPRGNRVETTFDIS; from the exons AGAGCCTCTGGCCCTGTTGGAGCTGCTGGTCCTGCTGGCCTTGCTGATCCTCCAGGAAGAGCGGGAGAACCA GGTCCTTTTGGTCTTCGTGGGTCACCAGGAGAAATTGGAATGAAAGGCGAAAAAGGAATACAGGGAGTAGGACAAAAG ggTAATTCTGGTGTACGCGGCAAAGGAGGTCcgaaaggagaaaaaggagtG CAAGGAGATCGCGGTCTGCAAGGATCGTCTGGACTGATTCCTATGAAAGACATCGAGGAACTAAAGCAACTCGTCGGCAACTTGACCGAGAGCGTGTTGATAAGTCAAAAT tCGATACATCAACAG GTAGTTAGTCTCAACAACACATTGGAGTCTGTAAAGTTGCAGGTTGCAGTTGGCTGGAAGGTTTTTAAAAAAAGCAAGACGTTGCAGTTGCCTCGTGGCAATCGAGTCGAGACGACGTTTGATatatcaga